The following are from one region of the Hippocampus zosterae strain Florida chromosome 9, ASM2543408v3, whole genome shotgun sequence genome:
- the tamm41 gene encoding phosphatidate cytidylyltransferase, mitochondrial isoform X1, protein MTLPALHNTGVLYRRILSQFPQDISLAFAYGSGVFKQQGTSQGQMEKNMLDFVFAVDDPVTWHTMNLLQNRKHYSILKLLGPAMISSIQSDHGAAMYYNTLVPMDGRIIKYGVISTECLIDDLMHWKTMYAAGRLHKPVKLLGQADNGKLRAALVANLKSAVTASFLMLPESFSEEELFLQIAGLSYAGDFRMVIGEDKSKVANIVNDNIEQFRILYSNILRDCPQVVYKPQQGKLEVDKSPEGQFIQLMALPRTLQQRITKLVDPPGKNRDVEEILLQMAQDPDCGTVVQQGIASIVKSSSITQSIKGIATAGMWKTVSYSSKKLLKMWKGWRRKPSVPQTS, encoded by the exons ATGACTCTCCCAGCTTTGCACAACACCGGCGTGCTTTACAGAAGAATTTTGTCACAATTCCCACAGGATATCAGTTTAGCTTTCGCCTATGGATCTGGTGTTTTTAAACAGCAAGGAACCAGCCAAGGTCAAATGGAG AAAAACATGCTGGACTTTGTGTTTGCGGTGGATGATCCAGTCACTTGGCACACCATGAATTTATTGCAGAACCGTAAACATTACTCCATCCTTAAACTACTTGGGCCTGCCATGATCAGCTCCATACAGAGTGACCACGGCGCTGCTATGTACTACAACACGCTAGTTCCCATGGACGGGAGG ATTATCAAATATGGTGTGATAAGCACTGAGTGTCTCATTGATGATCTCATGCACTGGAAAACCATGTATGCTGCAGGACGGCTTCACAAACCG GTGAAGTTACTGGGGCAGGCTGACAATGGGAAGCTGCGTGCCGCTCTTGTGGCCAACCTCAAGAGCGCTGTAACGGCTTCATTCCTTATGCTACCCGAGAGTTTTAGTGAGGAAGAGCTTTTCTTGCAGATAGCGGGCCTGTCTTATGCCG GTGATTTCAGGATGGTGATTGGAGAGGATAAATCCAAGGTGGCCAACATTGTGAATGACAATATTGAGCAGTTCCGGATTCTCTATAGCAACATCTTACGGGACTGCCCGCAGGTGGTCTACAAGCCCCAACAAGGAAAATTGGAG GTTGACAAAAGCCCAGAGGGCCAGTTCATCCAGCTGATGGCGTTGCCTCGCACCCTGCAGCAGAGGATCACCAAGCTGGTGGACCCTCCCGGGAAGAACAGGGATGTGGAGGAGATCCTGCTGCAGATGGCTCAGGACCCCGACTGTGGAACAGTTGTGCAGCAGG GCATCGCTTCTATTGTGAAATCATCCAGTATTACACAAAGTATCAAAGGCATCGCAACAGCAG GCATGTGGAAGACAGTGTCCTACAGCTCGAAGAAGCTACTAAAGATGTGGAAGGGCTGGAGGAGGAAACCATCTGTTCCGCAGACTTCCTGA
- the tamm41 gene encoding phosphatidate cytidylyltransferase, mitochondrial isoform X2, whose protein sequence is MLDFVFAVDDPVTWHTMNLLQNRKHYSILKLLGPAMISSIQSDHGAAMYYNTLVPMDGRIIKYGVISTECLIDDLMHWKTMYAAGRLHKPVKLLGQADNGKLRAALVANLKSAVTASFLMLPESFSEEELFLQIAGLSYAGDFRMVIGEDKSKVANIVNDNIEQFRILYSNILRDCPQVVYKPQQGKLEVDKSPEGQFIQLMALPRTLQQRITKLVDPPGKNRDVEEILLQMAQDPDCGTVVQQGIASIVKSSSITQSIKGIATAGMWKTVSYSSKKLLKMWKGWRRKPSVPQTS, encoded by the exons ATGCTGGACTTTGTGTTTGCGGTGGATGATCCAGTCACTTGGCACACCATGAATTTATTGCAGAACCGTAAACATTACTCCATCCTTAAACTACTTGGGCCTGCCATGATCAGCTCCATACAGAGTGACCACGGCGCTGCTATGTACTACAACACGCTAGTTCCCATGGACGGGAGG ATTATCAAATATGGTGTGATAAGCACTGAGTGTCTCATTGATGATCTCATGCACTGGAAAACCATGTATGCTGCAGGACGGCTTCACAAACCG GTGAAGTTACTGGGGCAGGCTGACAATGGGAAGCTGCGTGCCGCTCTTGTGGCCAACCTCAAGAGCGCTGTAACGGCTTCATTCCTTATGCTACCCGAGAGTTTTAGTGAGGAAGAGCTTTTCTTGCAGATAGCGGGCCTGTCTTATGCCG GTGATTTCAGGATGGTGATTGGAGAGGATAAATCCAAGGTGGCCAACATTGTGAATGACAATATTGAGCAGTTCCGGATTCTCTATAGCAACATCTTACGGGACTGCCCGCAGGTGGTCTACAAGCCCCAACAAGGAAAATTGGAG GTTGACAAAAGCCCAGAGGGCCAGTTCATCCAGCTGATGGCGTTGCCTCGCACCCTGCAGCAGAGGATCACCAAGCTGGTGGACCCTCCCGGGAAGAACAGGGATGTGGAGGAGATCCTGCTGCAGATGGCTCAGGACCCCGACTGTGGAACAGTTGTGCAGCAGG GCATCGCTTCTATTGTGAAATCATCCAGTATTACACAAAGTATCAAAGGCATCGCAACAGCAG GCATGTGGAAGACAGTGTCCTACAGCTCGAAGAAGCTACTAAAGATGTGGAAGGGCTGGAGGAGGAAACCATCTGTTCCGCAGACTTCCTGA